In the genome of Marispirochaeta sp., one region contains:
- a CDS encoding sugar-binding domain-containing protein has translation MKHGYGRKITELNGTWLYTLENKADSGRVNFPKPEHDRSAWQKMNIPNNWYLTEVGDYDGAVWFYRSFDLSEEMKGRKVSLQFVAVDYIAQVWLNGEYLGSHEGYFSPFEFDISDTVLASSNCLVVRVDSPRDPTEYILVDDPNNLSTPMSRPYKKHWAKDLSIVKGHLIDAMHRPGAMTKFRQDGNTGGIWQPVRLIARGETQISYAKVYSKIVERNFVPDGSALVSIDLEITNTSREIIQAEAELLVEAENFNSDEQITRSCSIELQPGMTIRKLVVTIPEVRLWSTWDTGKPNLYKATIRLKQKDLIDDHREIIFGVKNIQHDDATGQWTLNGSKLFLRGMRYYSSMYLSEISSIRMEKDLMEMLEMNINSIRIGSHVELDDFYTLCDRMGFLVWQNFPLHYCYSDSDELIERAGIMMRDMVRMLHNHACIGMWSVFKEPQIYGLPNMPNNYGRLCEILYETGKTVDPIRWMHKGDYQEGVQNLMTGCCQPGDLDMKRIRIEPNIVEFGSHALPSRKSLEKIIPKKDLWPPNWDVWEYYCFFYDLQVRHTRLDLSLDSLDKLIEQSQKIEARTIKEQIEFLRQRKYAPVGSMYLYYWNDAAPVIGSGIVDYFGEKLPAYYSMKQVYTPVLASLEWNKDPYIIGYDKFWKPGDLFVGKIWINNDFQRELPVTLNWALRHMDSTSTEMERALPLTLAKDSAKVVETIHWQVPQRAHGSYTVQMLVTDENGNTLSENDFLFIIA, from the coding sequence ATGAAGCACGGCTACGGCAGAAAGATTACCGAATTAAATGGAACATGGCTCTATACCCTGGAGAACAAAGCTGACAGCGGTCGTGTAAATTTCCCCAAGCCGGAACATGATCGAAGCGCCTGGCAAAAGATGAACATTCCGAACAACTGGTATCTTACGGAAGTCGGTGATTATGACGGCGCCGTCTGGTTTTACCGCAGTTTTGATCTTTCTGAAGAAATGAAAGGCCGCAAGGTCTCCCTTCAGTTTGTGGCCGTCGATTATATAGCCCAGGTCTGGCTCAACGGGGAGTATCTTGGTTCACATGAAGGATATTTTTCACCCTTTGAGTTCGACATAAGCGACACCGTCCTGGCAAGTTCAAATTGCCTGGTTGTGCGGGTAGATTCTCCACGGGACCCTACGGAGTATATTCTTGTTGATGACCCGAACAATTTAAGCACACCTATGTCTCGTCCGTATAAGAAACACTGGGCCAAAGACCTCAGTATTGTTAAAGGACATCTAATTGACGCCATGCACCGTCCCGGGGCCATGACAAAGTTCCGGCAGGACGGCAACACCGGGGGAATATGGCAGCCCGTCCGGCTCATTGCCCGGGGTGAAACCCAGATATCCTACGCAAAAGTATACAGTAAAATCGTTGAACGAAATTTCGTACCCGACGGTTCCGCTCTGGTAAGCATTGACCTGGAGATTACCAACACAAGCAGAGAAATTATTCAGGCTGAAGCAGAGCTGTTGGTAGAAGCGGAGAATTTTAATTCTGATGAACAGATTACCCGCAGCTGCAGTATAGAACTACAGCCTGGCATGACCATCCGCAAGCTCGTTGTTACGATACCTGAGGTACGTCTCTGGTCCACCTGGGACACTGGCAAACCCAATCTTTACAAGGCAACAATCCGATTAAAGCAGAAGGATTTAATTGACGATCACCGTGAAATAATTTTTGGCGTAAAGAATATCCAACACGATGATGCCACCGGTCAATGGACCCTCAACGGCTCAAAGCTTTTTCTGCGGGGAATGCGCTACTACTCGAGCATGTACCTGAGCGAAATCAGCTCCATAAGAATGGAAAAGGACCTGATGGAAATGCTGGAGATGAATATAAACTCCATCCGAATCGGAAGCCATGTGGAACTTGATGATTTTTATACTCTTTGTGACAGAATGGGCTTCCTGGTCTGGCAGAATTTTCCCCTCCACTACTGCTACAGCGACAGCGATGAACTAATCGAACGGGCAGGTATAATGATGCGGGATATGGTAAGGATGCTTCACAACCATGCCTGTATAGGAATGTGGAGTGTCTTTAAGGAGCCTCAGATATACGGCCTGCCGAACATGCCCAATAACTACGGCAGATTATGCGAAATCCTGTATGAAACAGGAAAAACAGTAGATCCCATTCGATGGATGCACAAAGGTGATTACCAGGAGGGAGTACAGAACCTGATGACCGGCTGCTGTCAGCCCGGGGACCTTGATATGAAGCGTATCCGTATTGAACCGAATATAGTGGAGTTCGGCTCCCACGCGCTGCCTTCCAGAAAAAGCCTTGAGAAAATAATCCCGAAAAAAGACCTCTGGCCCCCTAACTGGGATGTCTGGGAATACTACTGCTTCTTCTATGACCTCCAGGTCCGGCATACCAGGCTCGACCTTAGCCTGGATTCCCTGGATAAACTTATCGAACAGTCACAGAAAATTGAGGCCAGAACGATCAAGGAACAGATCGAGTTTCTGCGTCAGAGAAAATACGCCCCCGTCGGCAGCATGTATCTCTACTACTGGAACGATGCCGCCCCCGTTATCGGAAGCGGTATTGTCGACTATTTCGGCGAAAAACTCCCCGCCTACTATAGCATGAAACAGGTATACACCCCTGTACTTGCCAGCCTTGAATGGAACAAGGATCCCTACATTATCGGCTACGACAAGTTCTGGAAACCCGGAGACCTGTTTGTCGGGAAGATATGGATAAACAATGATTTTCAACGGGAGCTCCCTGTTACATTGAACTGGGCACTCCGGCACATGGACTCAACAAGTACGGAGATGGAAAGGGCCCTGCCTCTTACCCTGGCAAAAGACAGCGCCAAAGTGGTAGAAACAATACACTGGCAGGTGCCCCAGAGAGCACATGGGAGCTATACAGTTCAAATGCTGGTCACTGATGAAAACGGCAATACCCTGTCGGAGAATGATTTTTTATTCATCATTGCATGA
- a CDS encoding sugar ABC transporter permease: MKYRVGSGKMAQNSTAYLFLIPWFIGFFGLNLLPMGASLFLSFTNYNVFDLPKFDGFSNFVYMFTNDWHFPAAVSVTIRYVFSAVPLQLFASLVLAFLLNQKIKGLTLFRTLFYIPSLLGSSVAVGILWRQIFSSDGLLNILLQKAGLMPEAGISWIGDPRYALWTIILLRVWQFGSPMIIFLAALKQIPQEILEAAEIDGARRFQRVWRIILPMISPIILFNFIMQIISAFKVFTEAFIISGGAVGGGVVGGTLDSLLFYTIHIYSEGFLKFRMGYASALSWVLLLMVAVLTWIAFRITSRFVHYE, from the coding sequence TTGAAATATCGTGTGGGATCAGGAAAAATGGCTCAGAATTCAACTGCTTATCTCTTTCTTATTCCCTGGTTCATAGGTTTTTTTGGGCTCAATCTGTTGCCCATGGGAGCCTCACTTTTTTTGTCCTTCACCAATTACAATGTATTCGATTTACCAAAGTTTGATGGTTTCAGCAATTTTGTATATATGTTTACCAACGATTGGCATTTCCCGGCAGCAGTCAGTGTAACAATCCGGTATGTCTTTTCCGCGGTACCCCTGCAGCTCTTTGCCTCCCTTGTTCTTGCCTTTCTTCTGAATCAGAAAATAAAGGGACTGACTCTTTTTCGAACCCTTTTCTACATACCCTCGCTTTTGGGGTCCAGTGTAGCCGTCGGTATTCTGTGGAGGCAAATATTCAGTTCCGACGGTTTGCTGAATATTCTTTTGCAGAAAGCAGGATTAATGCCGGAAGCAGGCATCAGCTGGATAGGTGACCCGCGGTATGCTCTATGGACGATTATTCTTTTACGGGTCTGGCAGTTCGGATCTCCCATGATTATCTTTCTGGCTGCTCTAAAACAGATACCGCAGGAAATCCTGGAAGCCGCGGAGATCGACGGCGCTCGCAGATTCCAGCGTGTCTGGAGAATCATTCTTCCCATGATAAGTCCGATAATACTGTTTAATTTTATCATGCAGATCATAAGTGCTTTTAAGGTTTTCACCGAGGCATTCATTATCAGCGGCGGCGCGGTAGGGGGCGGCGTTGTCGGCGGAACCCTGGACAGTCTTTTGTTTTATACAATTCATATCTATTCCGAAGGTTTTCTAAAATTCAGAATGGGATATGCATCTGCTCTATCCTGGGTTCTGCTGCTGATGGTGGCGGTATTGACCTGGATAGCCTTCAGGATAACATCCCGCTTTGTACACTATGAATAA
- a CDS encoding carbohydrate ABC transporter permease, producing MALKSAEKSEKKIVIFRSIIILCISIIVIEPLIWMIVSSFKPEPDIFRYIGLIPKRVTLENYIEGWRGKDLGFALFFSNSLIIVVFAIIGNLVSCTLTAYAFARMSFRFRSLFFALMIGTIMLPPHAVIIPQYIFFFKIGIHNTFLPIILPKFFATDSFFIFLIVQFMRGIPTELDQAARVDGCSSWDILWRIILPLCKPALITTTIFTFLWTWNDFFTQLVYLTDSRLQTVALALKKFVDADALPAYGQMLAMSTLSIIPILILFAFFQRLLIEGISTTGLKA from the coding sequence ATGGCGTTAAAATCAGCTGAAAAGAGTGAGAAGAAAATTGTTATTTTCAGGTCAATCATCATACTCTGTATATCTATTATTGTGATCGAGCCGTTGATCTGGATGATCGTCAGCTCTTTTAAACCCGAACCGGATATTTTCCGGTACATCGGTCTTATTCCCAAAAGAGTAACCCTGGAGAACTACATTGAGGGCTGGAGAGGTAAGGACCTGGGATTTGCTCTTTTTTTCAGCAATTCCCTGATTATCGTTGTATTTGCTATTATCGGAAATCTCGTTTCCTGTACCTTGACGGCATATGCCTTTGCCAGGATGAGCTTCAGATTCCGGTCCTTATTCTTCGCCTTGATGATAGGAACCATCATGCTGCCTCCCCACGCGGTAATTATTCCCCAGTATATTTTCTTTTTTAAGATAGGTATTCATAATACTTTTCTACCGATTATTCTGCCTAAATTCTTTGCTACTGACTCATTCTTTATTTTTCTTATTGTGCAGTTCATGCGGGGGATCCCCACCGAACTTGATCAGGCGGCACGGGTTGACGGCTGTAGTTCCTGGGATATTCTCTGGAGGATCATACTGCCTCTGTGCAAGCCCGCCCTTATAACAACCACCATCTTTACCTTTCTGTGGACCTGGAACGATTTCTTTACCCAGCTTGTATATTTGACCGACTCCAGACTCCAGACCGTTGCTCTTGCTCTAAAAAAGTTTGTAGACGCGGATGCTTTGCCCGCTTACGGGCAGATGCTTGCCATGTCCACACTTTCCATAATTCCTATATTGATTCTTTTTGCCTTTTTCCAGCGCTTGCTGATTGAAGGAATATCCACAACAGGGTTAAAGGCGTGA
- a CDS encoding extracellular solute-binding protein: protein MGMTIRRWAIAMIIVLIVSGPVIAGGQSEAEKSGSPGKVEMRLAWWGATGRNEKYLDIIDEYQKLNPNIVITPEYQGWADYWGKMATMVAARNLPDVHQYTNNQLGEFYSKGAVISLEPYVQDGTINLDDWNMGMVDSGRLDGKLVGVTIGITAPVMIVNMTWAEELGIEVPPFEASSTWKEFADWLKKDVQPKLPAGAYAFGDYGMAENYFWTWVRQHNAKWVDSKGNYAVPQSVLEGWYGFIDDLRKAGVAPPLAFTAEDSGKARGDNAFNRRKMLIRPTNANQAKLEQQYMAVAGDKVEMRRLPKQEGASSAVECLITSVLSIASNSKVRDEAAKFINFFINDKTAQSIYNAEIGVPGSYTVQDMLKPKLDFVAAQEFDYINMVSTGSIPTVPKPQGIWAFDAEIQQMNQQVAAGNMTPAQAAKATIERANKFLASLK from the coding sequence ATGGGTATGACAATCAGACGATGGGCGATCGCGATGATCATTGTGCTGATCGTAAGCGGTCCGGTTATTGCCGGAGGTCAGTCGGAGGCAGAGAAGTCCGGCTCGCCAGGGAAGGTGGAAATGCGTCTTGCATGGTGGGGGGCTACAGGGAGAAATGAAAAATATCTGGACATCATTGATGAATACCAGAAATTAAACCCGAATATCGTTATCACGCCGGAGTATCAGGGATGGGCGGATTACTGGGGAAAAATGGCTACCATGGTAGCTGCCCGGAATCTACCGGATGTCCACCAGTATACGAATAACCAGCTTGGAGAGTTTTATTCAAAGGGTGCTGTTATTTCTCTGGAGCCCTATGTCCAGGACGGCACAATCAATCTGGATGACTGGAACATGGGAATGGTTGATTCAGGACGGCTGGATGGTAAGCTCGTGGGAGTAACCATAGGAATTACAGCTCCGGTTATGATAGTAAACATGACCTGGGCCGAGGAGCTTGGCATAGAGGTGCCCCCCTTTGAAGCCAGTTCCACCTGGAAGGAGTTCGCTGACTGGCTGAAAAAAGATGTTCAGCCGAAACTGCCTGCCGGGGCCTACGCTTTTGGGGATTACGGAATGGCGGAAAACTATTTCTGGACCTGGGTGCGGCAGCATAACGCAAAATGGGTCGACAGCAAGGGGAATTATGCGGTTCCACAATCCGTTCTGGAAGGCTGGTACGGATTTATTGATGATCTCCGCAAAGCCGGTGTCGCGCCGCCTCTCGCTTTTACCGCAGAAGACAGTGGAAAGGCCAGGGGGGACAATGCTTTTAACAGGCGTAAAATGCTGATCCGTCCGACCAATGCGAATCAGGCAAAACTTGAACAGCAGTATATGGCCGTGGCAGGAGACAAGGTGGAAATGCGTCGTCTTCCCAAACAGGAGGGTGCGAGCTCAGCGGTGGAATGTTTGATTACCTCTGTTCTGTCTATCGCTTCAAACAGCAAGGTCCGGGATGAAGCAGCAAAATTTATTAACTTCTTTATTAACGATAAGACAGCACAGTCAATCTATAACGCGGAAATCGGTGTTCCCGGAAGCTACACTGTACAGGATATGCTGAAACCGAAACTTGATTTTGTTGCGGCCCAGGAGTTCGACTACATCAACATGGTTTCTACCGGATCCATTCCAACTGTGCCGAAGCCTCAGGGGATTTGGGCCTTCGATGCGGAGATCCAGCAGATGAATCAGCAGGTAGCTGCCGGTAATATGACACCGGCACAAGCTGCTAAAGCAACCATCGAGCGGGCGAACAAGTTTCTTGCGTCCCTTAAGTAA
- a CDS encoding PPC domain-containing DNA-binding protein, whose product MKDFIGKPGRTVILELQRGEKLLESVREYMAQRGIKNAILSSAVGSLMRLIVHKPTGIDAAAVDEFETIEDAMEVCSLTGSVIGGEPHFHIVASGVKGLYAGHVEPDTEVLYLLELTFTEVTGLELERKRTPENVKKIFAVT is encoded by the coding sequence ATGAAAGATTTTATCGGTAAACCCGGCAGAACAGTCATTCTTGAGCTCCAACGCGGCGAGAAACTTTTAGAAAGTGTCCGGGAGTATATGGCGCAAAGAGGAATCAAAAATGCCATATTATCCAGCGCGGTTGGCTCTCTAATGCGTTTGATCGTGCATAAGCCGACAGGTATTGATGCCGCGGCGGTAGACGAGTTTGAAACTATCGAAGATGCCATGGAGGTATGCTCACTTACAGGAAGTGTGATCGGCGGAGAACCCCATTTTCACATTGTCGCTTCCGGTGTAAAAGGCCTGTATGCCGGGCATGTTGAACCGGATACGGAAGTTCTCTATCTTCTGGAGCTGACCTTTACGGAGGTTACCGGCCTTGAACTGGAACGTAAACGTACCCCGGAAAATGTTAAGAAAATCTTTGCTGTTACATGA
- a CDS encoding TIM barrel protein: MDIKRPFRLSSVLTGFFPESVNKLETLLDGIALSAEMGFDTVEFFYDGPETDQVRKALDLHGMASIFLASYGMKTRRLDPGHPDRTEGGRVFDLIQEWINKARECGSPRVMIVSGPECQEPREREKCLRRTRALIHALCDYGAQGSEPVQISLEPFNNTGEPSLLLGPTYRSTAMAESLSADCVNFSLTIDLSHLLQLREDPQKSVDEAARYCSHIHLANCVIRDPGHPLFGDKHPPFGVPEGEVDKEFLTAFLKKILMNKVLLNHPSPLTIGLEVITRGAEDPAEVMAEAKRTFDTVYNSSIRTGAG; encoded by the coding sequence ATGGATATAAAGCGGCCCTTTCGGTTAAGCTCCGTGCTGACAGGTTTTTTCCCGGAAAGCGTGAATAAGCTTGAAACTCTCCTGGATGGTATAGCGCTTTCGGCTGAAATGGGTTTTGATACGGTTGAATTCTTTTACGATGGACCGGAAACGGATCAAGTACGGAAAGCCCTGGATCTGCACGGTATGGCATCGATCTTTTTAGCTTCCTACGGTATGAAAACCCGTAGACTTGATCCGGGGCATCCTGACAGGACGGAAGGCGGCCGGGTATTCGATCTTATACAAGAATGGATAAACAAAGCCAGGGAATGCGGCAGTCCGCGGGTTATGATCGTCAGTGGACCAGAATGCCAGGAACCGAGGGAGCGAGAGAAGTGTCTGCGCCGGACCAGGGCTTTGATTCACGCCCTGTGTGACTATGGGGCCCAGGGATCCGAGCCTGTCCAGATAAGTCTTGAACCGTTTAACAATACCGGCGAACCCTCACTTCTGCTGGGTCCCACTTACCGCAGCACAGCGATGGCAGAGTCTCTGTCTGCAGACTGTGTCAATTTCAGTCTGACCATCGACCTGAGCCACCTGCTGCAATTGCGGGAAGACCCGCAGAAGAGTGTAGATGAAGCTGCCAGGTACTGCTCGCATATCCATCTCGCGAATTGTGTGATTCGTGATCCCGGGCATCCGCTTTTTGGTGATAAACATCCGCCTTTCGGCGTACCTGAAGGCGAGGTAGATAAAGAGTTTCTGACAGCTTTTCTCAAGAAAATACTCATGAATAAGGTCCTCCTTAATCATCCGTCTCCTCTGACAATTGGGCTTGAAGTTATTACCCGCGGAGCAGAAGATCCCGCTGAGGTTATGGCGGAAGCGAAGCGGACTTTTGATACAGTCTATAATTCAAGCATCCGGACAGGGGCCGGATGA
- a CDS encoding arsenate reductase family protein, with protein sequence MTIQIFGTKKCKDTQKAVRFFKERGINPHQVDLKEKGISPGELSNVARAVGREKLIDPESKAYKEKGMAYMDFDPEEEVLENPLLLKTPVVRNGKEATIGHDPETWQAWIEKER encoded by the coding sequence ATGACGATTCAGATTTTCGGCACAAAGAAGTGCAAGGACACACAGAAGGCAGTACGGTTTTTCAAGGAACGGGGTATTAACCCGCATCAGGTGGATCTAAAGGAAAAAGGGATCTCTCCCGGAGAGCTTTCAAATGTCGCACGGGCCGTGGGACGGGAAAAACTCATCGATCCTGAGAGCAAAGCCTACAAGGAGAAGGGGATGGCCTACATGGACTTTGATCCTGAGGAGGAGGTCCTGGAAAATCCGTTGCTTTTAAAGACCCCGGTTGTTCGCAATGGAAAAGAAGCCACTATCGGTCATGATCCGGAGACCTGGCAGGCATGGATCGAAAAGGAACGTTGA
- a CDS encoding MBL fold metallo-hydrolase: protein MDRKGTLTINNQVRYAVLGSGSSANAYIFSYGGRSLIVDNGFSVKEALARMDKAGISPASVDGLFLTHTHGDHLKGAGALCRRLKIPMFISAGLKLPDSVGKLPGLYTMQPGRDHNFSWCSCLPFSTCHDVEKPVGYSFTIQGERMTVLTDTGELSDEMFYLASSSRVLFLEANYDPGMLSNGPYPASLKRRISSKLGHLSNLQAADFLAEISSRHTVMPESVYLCHLSQNNNRPEKVHEALEASRAANLHYRILDRGELCTGEFFIGNSRNLGP, encoded by the coding sequence ATGGATCGAAAAGGAACGTTGACCATTAATAACCAGGTGCGCTACGCTGTTTTGGGAAGCGGTTCATCTGCCAACGCGTATATATTCTCCTATGGAGGCAGGTCTTTAATCGTCGATAACGGGTTCAGCGTTAAGGAGGCCCTTGCGCGGATGGACAAGGCCGGAATCTCCCCTGCTTCCGTTGACGGACTGTTCCTGACGCATACCCACGGGGATCATCTTAAAGGGGCAGGGGCTCTGTGCAGGCGGCTGAAAATTCCCATGTTTATCTCCGCCGGATTGAAGCTTCCCGATTCTGTTGGAAAACTACCGGGGTTGTACACGATGCAGCCCGGCAGAGACCATAATTTTTCCTGGTGCAGCTGCTTACCATTTTCCACCTGTCATGATGTGGAGAAACCTGTGGGCTACAGTTTTACCATTCAGGGAGAGCGCATGACCGTACTTACGGATACCGGTGAGCTTTCCGATGAGATGTTTTATCTTGCATCTTCCAGCAGGGTCCTGTTTCTGGAGGCTAATTACGATCCCGGGATGCTCTCAAACGGGCCCTATCCTGCCAGCCTGAAACGGCGAATCTCCTCAAAGCTGGGGCATCTGTCCAATCTTCAGGCTGCTGATTTCCTTGCGGAAATCAGCAGCCGACACACAGTAATGCCGGAATCAGTCTATCTTTGTCATCTGTCCCAAAATAATAACCGCCCAGAAAAGGTCCATGAGGCACTGGAGGCTTCCCGGGCTGCAAATCTGCATTACCGAATACTTGATCGAGGAGAGCTCTGCACGGGCGAGTTTTTTATTGGCAATTCCAGGAACCTTGGGCCGTAA
- a CDS encoding AMP-binding protein, producing the protein MNTNATMLNHVLFNSAAGYPDYPALGFAGEEPFNYSSCANLVDRLAARLVSDGILPGERVGLLSENMPHWGIAYMAINRAGGIVVPVLPDFHPEDIASILSHAGIKACFISRRLSPKLDAAGFTGSPVSLYLADSLAPLQNLKTESITAAESLSADDFLPEKGFSYPGSLKDPAVIIYTSGTTGHSKGVVLSNENIIFNAEKTSVIPGIKPGESMLSILPLAHTYECTIGLIIPLLMGCGVYYLRRPPSATVLMPALKKVRPHLILSVPLLIEKLYRQSVLPSFKKSPLLRRLHATTPGRKILNRLAGKKLRKAFGGRLYFFGIGGAALAPEVEDFLIEAKFPYAIGYGLTETSPLIAGSDNPHMKARSTGKPIEGIEVKIADPDDETGEGEILVRGPIVMQGYYKAPEKTAEVIDNDGWFHTGDLGVFDDDGRLYIKGRMKNLILGPSGENIYPEAIESIINSFDFVEDSLVFQDQGELSARIHINYDAFMEHLHHLAESAADFPREIREYLNELRKSVNNRLSSFSRIGKFIEQKEPFEKTPTQKIKRFLYDALHRHGHDDSNGSNGSSS; encoded by the coding sequence ATGAATACAAACGCTACCATGCTAAACCATGTACTTTTTAATAGTGCCGCCGGGTACCCTGATTATCCCGCATTGGGCTTCGCCGGTGAGGAGCCCTTCAACTATTCAAGCTGCGCCAATCTTGTTGACCGGCTTGCCGCCCGACTGGTCTCCGATGGTATTCTACCGGGCGAACGGGTTGGACTGTTAAGCGAAAACATGCCCCACTGGGGTATTGCCTACATGGCAATCAACCGGGCAGGCGGTATTGTTGTGCCGGTGCTACCCGATTTTCACCCCGAGGATATTGCTTCGATTCTTTCTCACGCGGGAATTAAAGCCTGTTTTATTTCCAGACGTCTTTCTCCAAAGCTTGACGCCGCGGGGTTTACCGGTTCGCCGGTGAGTCTCTATCTGGCAGATTCGCTTGCTCCGCTTCAGAATCTGAAAACGGAATCGATTACCGCTGCCGAGTCACTTTCGGCGGATGATTTCCTGCCGGAAAAAGGGTTCAGTTACCCCGGCAGTCTTAAGGACCCGGCGGTCATTATCTACACCTCCGGTACCACCGGACATTCCAAGGGTGTTGTTCTTTCTAACGAAAACATCATTTTTAATGCTGAAAAGACCAGTGTAATTCCCGGGATCAAGCCCGGGGAATCTATGCTTTCAATTCTGCCTCTCGCCCATACCTACGAGTGTACCATTGGTCTGATAATCCCTCTGCTCATGGGCTGCGGGGTCTATTATTTACGCCGTCCGCCCTCAGCGACTGTTCTTATGCCGGCATTAAAAAAGGTCCGGCCTCATCTGATACTCTCGGTGCCGCTGCTGATCGAAAAGCTGTACCGGCAGAGCGTATTACCTTCATTCAAAAAGAGCCCGCTATTGCGACGTCTGCATGCCACAACCCCGGGGCGTAAAATACTGAATCGTCTGGCGGGCAAAAAGCTGAGAAAGGCTTTTGGAGGACGCTTGTACTTTTTCGGTATCGGAGGTGCAGCCCTTGCTCCGGAGGTTGAGGATTTCCTGATCGAAGCGAAGTTTCCCTATGCGATCGGTTATGGACTGACCGAAACCTCCCCCCTTATCGCAGGTTCGGATAACCCTCATATGAAGGCCCGGTCTACAGGCAAGCCTATTGAAGGTATCGAAGTAAAAATTGCTGATCCCGACGATGAGACCGGCGAAGGAGAGATCCTTGTCAGGGGCCCCATTGTGATGCAGGGATACTACAAGGCTCCGGAAAAGACTGCCGAGGTCATAGACAATGACGGGTGGTTCCATACCGGCGACCTGGGGGTTTTTGACGATGATGGACGCCTCTATATTAAAGGGCGTATGAAGAATCTGATCCTGGGGCCAAGCGGAGAGAACATCTATCCTGAAGCAATCGAATCAATAATAAACAGCTTTGACTTTGTAGAGGACTCCCTGGTTTTTCAGGACCAGGGAGAGTTGAGTGCCAGGATACATATTAATTACGACGCTTTCATGGAGCATCTTCACCACCTGGCTGAATCCGCGGCGGATTTTCCTCGGGAGATCAGGGAGTATCTTAACGAATTGCGGAAGTCAGTGAATAACCGGCTGAGCAGTTTTTCCCGGATCGGAAAATTCATAGAGCAGAAAGAGCCCTTTGAAAAAACGCCGACCCAGAAGATTAAGCGTTTTCTCTACGATGCGCTTCACCGCCACGGACATGATGATTCCAACGGCAGTAATGGCAGCAGCTCATAG